A stretch of the Archangium violaceum genome encodes the following:
- a CDS encoding UbiA family prenyltransferase, whose product MLTTAPTPPESQDATPLAVDLDGVLARTDTLHEALLRLLKRQPYLAPAVVGWSLRGRAFLRAEVARRVELDVTRLPYDEVLLSRLSEERARGRRVVLATEADRRVAEAVAAHLGLFDAVHANDNPLGGPREEVRRSGPTRSLPRTLLKALRVHQWAKNVLVFVPLLAAHKGLNGPLLLQALLGFLSFSLCASSVYVLNDLLDLDSDRKHPTKRRRPFAAGDLSVRAGLWLAPLLLGAGAVVALLLPREFLALLGTYYGITLAYSLYLKQVMMLDVLVLAGLYTVRIFGGSLAVGVPTSSWLFTFSMFLFLSLALVKRLSEVRRLRLANESAAPGRGYEAGDYEQLAMLGVSSGYLSVLVLALYITSKEVTALYLHPERLWLLCPVMMYWVGRVWLLAHRGLVNEDPLVFALKDKVSYAVGLIAAGVLLAAT is encoded by the coding sequence ATGTTGACCACCGCCCCCACCCCACCGGAGTCTCAGGACGCGACGCCGCTCGCCGTCGACCTGGACGGCGTCCTGGCGCGCACGGACACGCTGCACGAGGCGCTGCTGCGGTTGCTCAAGCGTCAGCCGTACCTGGCTCCGGCGGTGGTGGGGTGGAGCCTGAGAGGGCGGGCCTTCCTGCGGGCGGAGGTGGCACGGCGGGTGGAGCTGGACGTGACGCGGCTGCCCTATGACGAGGTGCTGCTGTCGCGCCTGTCCGAGGAGCGGGCACGTGGCCGCCGGGTGGTGCTGGCCACGGAGGCGGATCGGCGGGTGGCGGAGGCGGTGGCCGCGCACCTGGGCCTCTTCGACGCGGTCCATGCGAATGACAATCCCCTCGGCGGCCCTCGCGAGGAGGTGCGCCGCTCCGGGCCCACCCGGTCGCTCCCGCGCACGCTGCTCAAGGCGCTGCGGGTGCACCAGTGGGCCAAGAACGTGCTCGTCTTCGTGCCGCTGCTCGCCGCGCACAAGGGCCTGAACGGGCCGCTCCTGCTCCAGGCGCTGCTGGGCTTCCTCTCCTTCAGCCTGTGCGCCTCGAGCGTGTACGTGCTGAACGACCTGCTGGACCTGGATTCGGATCGCAAGCACCCCACCAAGCGCAGGCGGCCCTTCGCGGCAGGAGACCTGTCGGTGCGCGCGGGGCTGTGGTTGGCGCCCCTGCTGCTGGGGGCCGGAGCGGTGGTGGCGCTGCTGCTGCCGCGCGAGTTCCTGGCGCTGCTGGGCACCTACTACGGGATTACGCTGGCGTATTCGCTGTACCTCAAGCAGGTGATGATGCTGGACGTGCTGGTGCTGGCGGGCCTGTACACGGTGCGCATCTTCGGTGGCTCGCTGGCCGTGGGCGTGCCCACGTCGAGCTGGCTCTTCACCTTCTCCATGTTCCTCTTCCTGTCGCTCGCGCTGGTGAAGCGGCTGAGCGAGGTGCGGCGGCTGCGGCTGGCCAACGAGTCGGCGGCACCGGGGCGCGGGTACGAGGCCGGGGACTACGAGCAGCTGGCCATGCTCGGCGTGTCGAGCGGCTACCTGTCCGTGCTGGTGCTCGCGCTCTACATCACCAGCAAGGAAGTGACGGCGCTCTACCTCCACCCGGAGCGCTTGTGGCTGCTGTGTCCGGTGATGATGTACTGGGTGGGACGGGTATGGCTGCTGGCGCACCGCGGCCTGGTGAACGAGGACCCGCTCGTCTTCGCGCTGAAGGACAAGGTCAGCTACGCGGTGGGGCTCATCGCCGCCGGCGTGCTGCTGGCCGCGACATGA
- a CDS encoding FAD-binding oxidoreductase → MELNSWGRYPRVTEQRALPVTWTTEPLPRPAGGGSLLPYGQGRSYGDSCLNAGGSLLTTARLDRFLDFNPATGVLRCESGVTLDAILRLVSWQGWFLPVTPGTKFVSVGGAIANDVHGKNHHRAGTFGRHVPRFELVRSDGSRRECSLEQNRDWYEATIGGLGLTGLITWADIQLRRMSNPYIHQETIPLSNVDDFLKLAMESEQDYDFTVAWVDSLGRGRNLGKGLFYRGNHAPPQFDAVPLSKSHLSRRSGLAVPFDFPGLAINRLSVAAFNWLYYHRQRLNRTGLVHYDPFFYPLDGVHRWNRIYGRRGFLQFQCVVPANDAGTAALKEILDRGARSGMPSFLTVLKMFGDVPSPGMMSFPKRGMTLALDFANRGERTYRLVEELDRVTREAGGRVYPAKDARMSPESFAAYYPERERFAKYVDPAFSSSFWRRVNGAG, encoded by the coding sequence ATGGAGCTGAATTCCTGGGGCAGGTACCCACGCGTGACGGAGCAGCGGGCGCTCCCGGTCACGTGGACCACGGAGCCCCTGCCGCGACCGGCCGGAGGCGGCTCGCTGCTGCCATATGGGCAGGGCCGGAGCTACGGTGACTCGTGCCTCAACGCGGGCGGCTCGCTGCTGACGACGGCGCGGCTGGACCGCTTCCTCGACTTCAACCCGGCCACGGGCGTGCTGCGCTGCGAGTCGGGCGTCACGCTGGACGCCATCCTCCGGCTGGTGTCGTGGCAGGGCTGGTTCCTGCCGGTGACGCCGGGAACCAAGTTCGTGAGCGTGGGCGGGGCCATCGCCAACGACGTCCACGGGAAGAACCACCACCGGGCGGGCACCTTCGGACGGCACGTGCCGCGCTTCGAGCTGGTGCGCTCGGACGGCTCGCGACGTGAGTGCTCGCTGGAGCAGAACCGGGACTGGTACGAGGCCACCATCGGCGGCCTCGGCCTGACGGGGCTCATCACCTGGGCGGACATCCAGCTGCGGCGGATGAGCAACCCGTACATCCACCAGGAGACGATTCCCCTCTCCAACGTGGACGACTTCCTGAAGCTCGCGATGGAGTCCGAGCAGGACTACGACTTCACCGTGGCCTGGGTGGACAGCCTGGGGCGGGGTCGCAACCTGGGCAAGGGCCTGTTCTACCGGGGCAACCACGCGCCGCCGCAGTTCGACGCGGTGCCGCTCTCGAAGAGCCACCTGTCGCGCCGGAGCGGCCTGGCCGTCCCCTTCGACTTCCCGGGCCTCGCGATCAACCGGCTGTCGGTGGCGGCCTTCAACTGGCTCTACTACCACCGGCAGCGGCTCAACCGGACCGGGCTGGTGCACTACGATCCCTTCTTCTACCCGCTGGACGGGGTGCACCGGTGGAACCGCATCTACGGGCGCCGGGGCTTCCTGCAGTTCCAGTGCGTGGTGCCGGCGAACGACGCGGGCACGGCGGCGTTGAAGGAGATCCTCGATCGGGGCGCGCGAAGCGGCATGCCGAGCTTCCTCACGGTGCTGAAGATGTTCGGCGACGTGCCCTCGCCGGGGATGATGAGCTTCCCGAAGCGGGGCATGACGCTGGCGCTGGACTTCGCCAACCGGGGGGAGCGGACGTACCGGCTGGTGGAGGAGCTGGACCGGGTGACGCGCGAGGCGGGCGGGCGGGTGTACCCCGCGAAGGACGCGCGGATGAGCCCGGAGAGCTTCGCGGCGTACTACCCGGAGCGCGAGCGCTTCGCGAAGTACGTGGATCCCGCGTTCTCCTCATCGTTCTGGCGCCGGGTGAACGGCGCGGGATAA
- a CDS encoding SDR family oxidoreductase, which translates to MKKVLVLGATSAIAQSTVRLLAARGAALYLVGRNAERLDAVARDARTRGASKVETEALDLDDLAQHEALVERATVALGGLDGALLAHGILGDQEAAQRSFAEAEKVLRTNFLSAVSLLTPLANRFEAQKAGTLVVISSVAGDRGRQSNYVYGASKGALSVFLQGLRNRLARSGVAVVTVKPGFVDTPMTADVKKNALFATPDKVARGIVRAADARKDEVYLPGFWGPIMFAIRGIPERVFKRMRL; encoded by the coding sequence ATGAAGAAGGTTCTCGTCCTCGGCGCCACGAGCGCCATTGCCCAATCCACGGTGCGGCTGCTGGCCGCGCGGGGCGCGGCGCTGTACCTGGTGGGCCGCAACGCCGAGCGGCTGGACGCGGTGGCGAGGGATGCCCGGACGCGGGGCGCTTCCAAGGTGGAGACCGAGGCGTTGGACCTGGACGACCTCGCCCAGCACGAGGCGCTGGTGGAGCGCGCCACGGTGGCGCTCGGGGGGCTGGATGGGGCCCTGCTCGCCCACGGCATCCTCGGCGACCAGGAGGCGGCGCAGCGCTCGTTCGCGGAAGCCGAGAAGGTACTGCGGACGAACTTCCTGAGCGCGGTGTCGCTGCTCACGCCGCTGGCCAACCGCTTCGAGGCCCAGAAGGCGGGGACGCTGGTGGTCATCTCCTCGGTGGCGGGAGACCGGGGCCGGCAGAGCAACTACGTGTACGGCGCCTCCAAGGGCGCCCTGAGCGTGTTCCTCCAGGGGCTGCGCAACCGGCTGGCGCGCTCGGGCGTGGCGGTGGTGACGGTGAAGCCGGGCTTCGTGGACACGCCGATGACGGCCGACGTGAAGAAGAACGCGCTCTTCGCCACGCCGGACAAGGTGGCGCGAGGCATCGTCCGGGCGGCGGACGCGCGCAAGGACGAGGTGTACCTCCCCGGCTTCTGGGGCCCCATCATGTTCGCCATCCGCGGCATCCCCGAGCGCGTCTTCAAACGCATGAGGCTGTGA
- a CDS encoding methyl-accepting chemotaxis protein produces MAFSNPMSSSHRSLPGRIDALLRSCAMPLAPFLAYLVGMVLGLQGDQLSQSVLWLLPPTILVWGVLYPPLLIHYLHNSAIQSIPGEPPGMRLGRLLKLPWRIAFYVLPGSYVFGAIFFCTGVCLWFDKSLWLVVWGTAIALSLSLLLSFPAGIVIERWMQPLALEEQASHPHLRVVGGGFFWVRQSWFLPYAFVVCVLSLIVLGGLTVAVQTGNVQRRYIEDLQAAGQHQAAYMLEDLGSSLLSELSIPVAVLAVFLLTLATVSAWMLARRQEQGSLAVLKAIEGLSVGKVRPPQWVSTDEIGDLAFGLNAVVLQLSALPRTLQQSAAQLVEAGATLRHANDDQRRALITQATAIQETNVTAQEIKQTSDLTAHRAREVLHVVRHAEELSRAGTQAIEQTIAGFSAIRDSVFAIRGKMERLQASAVQIGEITQTVKDLADQSNMLALNAAIEAVRSGEHGKGFAVVAREIRLLADQSIRATTRISTILDEVGNAIGDAVAMTDVGAAQVEGGLGKVKTSGDSLRQLSLMVNESSAAVSQITSAVSQQNAGFAQIFNAIADLSRSMDQAMDRLESTQEAAETLQKVSGQVSQVAGQYHVE; encoded by the coding sequence ATGGCGTTCTCCAATCCGATGAGCAGCAGCCACCGCTCCCTGCCCGGACGCATCGATGCGCTCTTGCGCTCGTGCGCGATGCCACTGGCCCCCTTCCTGGCCTACCTGGTGGGGATGGTACTCGGGCTGCAAGGTGACCAGCTCTCCCAATCCGTCCTCTGGCTGCTGCCGCCCACCATCCTCGTCTGGGGCGTGCTCTACCCGCCGCTGCTCATCCACTACCTGCACAACAGCGCCATCCAGTCGATTCCGGGCGAGCCCCCCGGAATGCGCCTGGGCCGCCTCCTGAAGCTGCCCTGGCGCATCGCCTTCTACGTGCTGCCGGGCTCCTACGTCTTCGGCGCCATCTTCTTCTGCACCGGCGTCTGCCTGTGGTTCGACAAGAGCCTGTGGCTGGTGGTCTGGGGCACCGCCATCGCGCTGTCGCTCAGCCTGCTGCTGTCCTTCCCCGCCGGCATCGTCATCGAGCGCTGGATGCAGCCCCTGGCCCTCGAGGAGCAGGCGAGCCACCCCCACCTGCGCGTGGTGGGCGGCGGCTTCTTCTGGGTGCGCCAGTCCTGGTTCCTGCCCTACGCCTTCGTCGTCTGCGTGCTGTCGCTCATCGTCCTGGGCGGCCTCACCGTCGCCGTGCAGACCGGCAACGTGCAGCGCCGCTACATCGAGGACCTGCAGGCCGCCGGGCAGCACCAGGCCGCCTACATGCTCGAGGATCTGGGCTCCTCCCTCCTGTCCGAGCTGAGCATCCCCGTGGCCGTGCTGGCCGTCTTCCTGCTCACCCTCGCCACCGTCTCCGCGTGGATGCTGGCGCGCCGCCAGGAGCAGGGCTCGCTCGCGGTGCTCAAGGCCATCGAAGGTCTCTCCGTGGGCAAGGTGCGCCCGCCCCAGTGGGTGTCCACCGACGAGATTGGTGACCTGGCCTTCGGCCTCAACGCCGTCGTCCTACAACTGAGCGCCCTGCCCCGCACCCTCCAGCAGTCGGCCGCCCAGCTCGTCGAGGCCGGCGCCACCCTGCGCCACGCCAATGACGATCAGCGCCGCGCCCTCATCACCCAGGCCACCGCCATCCAGGAGACCAACGTCACCGCGCAGGAGATCAAACAGACCTCCGACCTCACCGCGCACCGCGCCCGCGAGGTGCTGCACGTGGTGCGTCACGCCGAGGAGCTCAGCCGCGCCGGCACCCAGGCCATCGAGCAGACCATCGCGGGCTTCAGCGCCATCCGCGACTCGGTGTTCGCCATCCGCGGCAAGATGGAGCGCCTGCAGGCCAGCGCCGTGCAGATCGGTGAAATCACCCAGACGGTGAAGGACCTGGCCGACCAGTCCAACATGCTCGCCCTCAACGCCGCCATCGAGGCGGTGCGCTCCGGCGAGCACGGCAAGGGCTTCGCCGTCGTGGCCCGGGAAATCCGCCTGCTCGCGGATCAGTCCATCCGCGCCACCACCCGCATCAGCACCATCCTCGACGAGGTGGGCAACGCCATCGGTGACGCCGTCGCCATGACGGACGTGGGCGCCGCCCAGGTGGAAGGCGGCCTCGGCAAGGTGAAGACATCCGGCGACAGCCTGCGCCAGCTCTCCTTGATGGTGAACGAGAGCTCCGCGGCCGTGTCTCAAATCACCTCCGCCGTGAGCCAGCAGAACGCCGGCTTCGCTCAAATCTTCAACGCCATCGCCGACCTGTCGCGCAGCATGGATCAGGCCATGGACCGGCTGGAGTCCACGCAGGAAGCCGCCGAGACCCTCCAGAAGGTCTCCGGCCAGGTCAGCCAGGTCGCAGGCCAGTACCATGTCGAATAG
- a CDS encoding acyl carrier protein — translation MHRQEILDHVRNIILATNSGLFPDDVSEFASMTYDLGMDSFHLESMISRLKDEVADIEFTPWYIKASRRGHDTVGSLVDFIDERLSRTASVSTAQPRASDISPAGPGELDVEVA, via the coding sequence ATGCACCGGCAGGAGATTCTCGATCACGTCCGTAACATCATCCTCGCCACCAACAGTGGCCTGTTCCCGGACGACGTGAGCGAGTTCGCCTCGATGACGTATGATCTGGGCATGGATTCCTTCCACCTCGAGTCGATGATTTCCCGGCTCAAGGACGAAGTCGCCGACATCGAGTTCACCCCCTGGTACATCAAGGCCTCGCGCCGCGGTCATGACACCGTGGGCAGCCTGGTGGACTTCATCGATGAGCGCCTGTCGCGGACCGCATCCGTGAGCACCGCCCAGCCGCGGGCCTCCGACATCTCCCCCGCCGGGCCCGGTGAGCTCGACGTGGAGGTTGCATGA
- a CDS encoding type III polyketide synthase, whose protein sequence is MTLAAPRRPTLLSIASAFPSLAITQDELYEDLFKHWYKDIRNAERIIKNTGVRRRFFAWDPRVELKNGNPGVGDRVRVYERVGLEVTGRSVEQALGTMDRSRVGAFTMTTNSGYSGPGLDLFIAKKLGLRSSIRRTFVGHMGCFAAFPTLRVAMDSIAARPDEYVIANASEYASLHYHSTPDPEQAVIHGLFGDATCTAVIGSAPDGEGVQFIRSHTEQLYETHELMGWHMHNDGFRMTLSPYVPFVLGEHVDAFLEKLLGPEKLTAGDIQHWLIHPGGPKILEALARQLKLGKERMRASWHVLSEYGNCGAVTVMLVLEEVLKTDKPKRGEYGVMMGFGPGLTVEGLLVRF, encoded by the coding sequence ATGACGCTGGCAGCACCCCGCCGTCCCACCCTGCTGTCCATTGCCTCCGCCTTCCCGTCCCTGGCCATCACCCAGGACGAGCTCTACGAGGACCTGTTCAAGCACTGGTACAAGGACATCCGTAACGCCGAGCGCATCATCAAGAACACGGGCGTGCGCCGGAGGTTCTTCGCGTGGGATCCGCGCGTGGAGCTCAAGAACGGCAACCCCGGCGTGGGAGATCGCGTGCGCGTCTACGAGCGCGTGGGCCTGGAGGTGACGGGCCGGTCCGTGGAGCAGGCGCTCGGGACGATGGATCGCTCGCGCGTGGGAGCCTTCACCATGACCACCAACTCGGGCTACTCGGGACCCGGGTTGGATCTCTTCATCGCGAAGAAGCTCGGGCTGCGCTCCAGCATCCGCCGCACCTTCGTGGGCCACATGGGCTGCTTCGCCGCCTTCCCCACGCTGCGGGTGGCCATGGACAGCATCGCCGCGCGCCCCGACGAGTACGTCATCGCCAACGCGTCCGAGTACGCCTCGCTGCACTACCACTCCACGCCGGATCCGGAGCAGGCCGTCATCCATGGCCTCTTCGGAGACGCCACGTGCACGGCGGTGATCGGCAGCGCCCCGGATGGCGAGGGCGTCCAGTTCATCCGCTCCCACACCGAGCAGCTCTACGAGACCCACGAGCTGATGGGCTGGCACATGCACAACGACGGGTTCCGAATGACCTTGTCGCCCTATGTGCCCTTCGTGCTCGGCGAGCACGTCGACGCCTTCCTGGAGAAGCTGCTCGGCCCGGAGAAGCTGACCGCCGGCGACATCCAGCACTGGCTCATCCACCCGGGCGGACCGAAGATCCTCGAGGCGCTGGCCCGCCAGCTCAAGCTGGGCAAGGAGCGGATGCGCGCCAGCTGGCACGTGCTGAGCGAGTACGGCAACTGCGGCGCCGTCACCGTGATGCTGGTGCTCGAAGAAGTCCTGAAGACGGACAAGCCCAAACGCGGCGAGTACGGCGTGATGATGGGTTTCGGCCCCGGCCTCACCGTCGAGGGCCTGCTGGTCCGGTTCTGA
- a CDS encoding fatty acyl-AMP ligase: MSQEPLRRQTGHVQLGPGVGRHPTRDLPQRAPTRATPAPVRTLAEAVVHWGRTRPSQPLFYFVDLEDRLTVLTAGELHHNAMRLGANLRARGVKPGDMVVLSFDTSPEFLECFFACGLVGATPCLIELPSSKVSVQAWGERLRVKLRLLDARAMLIDPDFVDLAHEALLDFHPEPGHEAPFVTTPKELEADAEPFEPPTVDAEQVAFIQFTSGTTDAPKGVQISHRALMANCAAIGEGGQWDSDDLMVCWLPLYHDMGLVASTLSSFVHGLPTALIPPFGFLLKPSRWLWAMHYFRATSCFAPNFAYQLCVKRIKDAELEGLDLSAWERAYNAAEFIHADTVRQFSERFQPCGFEQDAWLPSYGMAEMVVGVSSRARNEPLRMETLSRSALASRRRAEPHPDGRGPDAFTVLSVGRMLNGIELRIVDDEGRPVDERQEGEILLRGTSLFSGYFKNPEATDGVLRDGWLYTGDLGYVADGELFICGRSKDLIIKAGENHHPYTMENAASQVAGIRVGCVAAVGVNNLQTGTEDIVIVCETTETKPDALRQLCKHVEEMVYQGSGVRPNRVIPVAPHTVPKTTSGKIKRAYIRQNIEAFESLSLLVTPPARQAIVH; this comes from the coding sequence ATGAGCCAGGAGCCACTGCGGCGGCAGACGGGTCACGTCCAACTCGGCCCCGGCGTGGGGCGCCACCCCACCCGTGACCTTCCCCAGCGGGCCCCCACCCGCGCCACCCCGGCCCCCGTGCGAACGCTGGCCGAGGCGGTGGTGCACTGGGGACGCACGCGCCCCTCACAGCCCCTCTTCTACTTCGTGGACCTGGAGGACCGCCTCACCGTCCTCACCGCGGGGGAGCTGCACCACAACGCGATGCGCCTGGGCGCCAACCTGCGCGCGCGCGGCGTGAAGCCAGGTGACATGGTGGTGCTCTCCTTCGACACCAGCCCCGAGTTCCTCGAGTGCTTCTTCGCCTGCGGCCTGGTGGGCGCCACGCCCTGCCTCATCGAGCTGCCCTCCTCGAAGGTCTCCGTGCAGGCCTGGGGCGAGCGGCTGCGCGTGAAGCTGCGGCTGCTCGACGCGCGGGCCATGCTCATCGATCCGGACTTCGTGGACCTGGCGCACGAGGCCCTCCTGGACTTCCATCCCGAGCCGGGCCACGAGGCCCCCTTCGTGACCACCCCGAAGGAACTGGAGGCCGACGCCGAGCCCTTCGAGCCCCCCACCGTCGACGCGGAGCAGGTGGCCTTCATCCAGTTCACCTCGGGCACCACGGACGCGCCCAAGGGCGTTCAAATCTCCCACCGGGCGCTCATGGCCAACTGCGCGGCCATTGGCGAGGGCGGCCAGTGGGACTCGGATGACCTGATGGTGTGCTGGCTGCCGCTCTACCACGACATGGGACTGGTGGCCTCCACCCTGTCCTCCTTCGTGCACGGCCTGCCCACGGCGCTCATCCCGCCCTTCGGCTTCCTGCTCAAGCCCTCGCGCTGGCTGTGGGCCATGCACTACTTCCGCGCCACCTCGTGCTTCGCGCCCAACTTCGCCTACCAGCTGTGCGTCAAGCGCATCAAGGACGCGGAGCTCGAGGGCCTGGACCTGAGCGCGTGGGAGCGGGCCTACAACGCCGCGGAGTTCATCCACGCCGACACCGTGCGCCAGTTCTCCGAGCGCTTCCAGCCCTGCGGCTTCGAGCAGGACGCGTGGTTGCCCTCGTACGGCATGGCGGAGATGGTGGTGGGCGTGTCCTCGCGGGCCCGGAACGAGCCCCTGCGCATGGAGACGCTCTCCCGCTCCGCGCTGGCCTCGCGGCGGCGGGCCGAGCCCCACCCCGACGGCAGGGGCCCGGACGCGTTCACCGTGCTCAGCGTGGGCCGGATGCTCAACGGCATCGAGCTGCGCATCGTCGACGACGAGGGCCGTCCGGTGGACGAGCGCCAGGAGGGTGAAATCCTCCTGCGGGGCACGTCCCTCTTCAGCGGCTACTTCAAGAACCCCGAGGCCACCGACGGCGTGCTGCGCGACGGCTGGCTGTACACCGGGGACCTGGGCTACGTGGCCGACGGCGAGCTCTTCATCTGCGGGCGCAGCAAGGATCTCATCATCAAGGCGGGTGAGAACCACCACCCGTACACCATGGAGAACGCCGCCTCCCAGGTGGCCGGCATCCGGGTGGGCTGCGTGGCCGCCGTGGGGGTCAACAACCTCCAGACGGGCACCGAGGACATCGTCATCGTCTGCGAGACGACCGAGACGAAGCCCGACGCGCTGCGCCAGCTGTGCAAGCACGTGGAGGAGATGGTCTACCAGGGCTCCGGCGTGCGCCCCAACCGCGTCATCCCCGTCGCCCCGCACACCGTGCCCAAGACGACCAGCGGCAAAATCAAGCGCGCCTACATCCGGCAGAACATCGAGGCCTTCGAGAGCCTCTCGCTGCTGGTGACGCCCCCGGCCCGGCAGGCCATCGTCCACTGA
- a CDS encoding zinc metalloprotease — protein sequence MSRGGVSKSGKFAVVLGAVMALTGCNNAEQQPAEEQQPTQQEVRSGCATVDLTEAEKATVEMAISGRTRAQARANGSVNVNVYWHVINNGTGIANGDIPQTQIDASIAVLNDAYKNTPFKFTLAGVDRTTNSQWYTCSGGGCETKMKNALRKGGAGDLNVYSNNMGRGLLGWATFPSSYASNPKMDGVVILYSTVPGGTAAPYNEGDTLTHEAGHWFGAYHTFQGGCTGSGDYVSDTPAESSAAYGCPVGRDTCSTSGLDPITNFMDYTDDACMNTFSAGQADRMDALTIQYRGI from the coding sequence ATGTCCCGTGGCGGTGTCTCCAAGAGTGGGAAGTTCGCGGTGGTGCTCGGCGCCGTCATGGCGCTGACGGGTTGCAACAACGCCGAGCAGCAGCCGGCCGAGGAGCAGCAGCCCACGCAGCAGGAAGTGAGGAGTGGCTGCGCTACGGTGGACCTCACCGAGGCCGAGAAGGCCACGGTGGAAATGGCGATCAGCGGCCGTACGCGCGCGCAGGCTCGCGCCAACGGCTCGGTGAACGTGAACGTCTACTGGCACGTCATCAACAACGGCACGGGCATCGCCAACGGTGACATTCCCCAGACGCAGATCGACGCGTCCATCGCCGTGCTGAACGACGCGTACAAGAACACGCCGTTCAAGTTCACCCTGGCGGGCGTGGACCGCACCACCAACTCGCAGTGGTACACCTGCTCCGGCGGCGGCTGCGAGACGAAGATGAAGAACGCGCTGCGCAAGGGCGGCGCGGGCGACCTCAACGTCTACTCCAACAACATGGGCCGTGGCCTGCTGGGCTGGGCGACCTTCCCCTCCAGCTACGCCTCCAACCCGAAGATGGACGGCGTGGTCATCCTCTACAGCACCGTGCCCGGCGGCACCGCGGCCCCCTACAACGAGGGTGACACGCTCACCCACGAGGCCGGCCACTGGTTCGGCGCGTACCACACCTTCCAGGGAGGCTGCACCGGCTCGGGCGACTACGTGAGCGACACCCCGGCCGAGTCCTCCGCCGCCTACGGCTGCCCGGTCGGCCGCGACACCTGCTCCACCTCCGGCCTGGATCCCATCACCAACTTCATGGACTACACCGACGACGCGTGCATGAACACGTTCTCCGCGGGCCAGGCCGACCGCATGGACGCGCTGACCATCCAGTACCGCGGTATCTGA
- a CDS encoding glycosyltransferase, with protein sequence MSKAGQVLLALSGVGMLVHLAIAGTVLTRARGASTRAPRGGPGASVLKPLSGVDDELEENLRSFVGQCTDGRPYEVLLGVRDVKDAAYPLAQEAARRWPHVFRVVVQQGAPGLNPKVNQLLTLERAARHELLIISDSNVRAPEGYLAGVVRAFEDPEVGLVTHPVAGVGERSLGSLLDNLQMTCGVGAGMIAAKRGGGRSVVVGKSMALRRADLARMGGFEAVKDLLAEDYVLGKLVRERLGKRVVVAPHCVIAVSTHKRVGDFYARYMRWSVIQRSLLSTPAYVAQLFLHPGPLALIGALLWPVPRALALAGAVAGLKGAYDLTVASAMRPLRLPWRMLLSLPLKDALLFAAWARGLVRRSVEWRGHRLRVGPGSSLLTHRACAARATSCRASDRGGHPAPADSGRRALVRIHLPAAGRRTRMS encoded by the coding sequence ATGTCCAAGGCGGGTCAGGTTCTGCTCGCGCTGTCGGGCGTGGGGATGCTCGTGCATCTCGCCATCGCGGGCACGGTGCTCACGCGTGCGCGCGGGGCGTCCACGCGTGCGCCGCGAGGAGGCCCCGGCGCGTCGGTCCTCAAGCCGCTGAGCGGCGTGGACGACGAGCTGGAGGAGAACCTGCGTTCCTTCGTGGGCCAGTGCACCGATGGGCGCCCCTACGAGGTGCTCCTCGGGGTGCGTGACGTGAAGGACGCGGCATACCCGCTCGCCCAGGAGGCGGCGCGCCGCTGGCCGCACGTCTTCCGGGTGGTGGTGCAGCAGGGCGCCCCGGGTCTCAACCCCAAGGTGAACCAGCTCCTCACGCTCGAGCGCGCCGCGCGCCACGAGCTGCTGATCATCTCCGACTCCAACGTGCGTGCCCCCGAGGGCTACCTCGCGGGCGTGGTGCGCGCCTTCGAGGATCCCGAGGTGGGGCTCGTCACCCACCCGGTGGCCGGCGTGGGCGAGAGGAGCCTCGGCTCGCTGCTCGACAACCTGCAGATGACGTGCGGGGTGGGCGCGGGAATGATTGCCGCGAAGCGTGGCGGCGGTCGCTCCGTGGTCGTGGGCAAGAGCATGGCGCTGCGGCGGGCGGACCTCGCCCGCATGGGTGGCTTCGAGGCGGTGAAGGATCTGCTCGCCGAGGACTACGTCCTCGGGAAGTTGGTGCGCGAGCGCCTGGGCAAGCGCGTGGTCGTCGCACCCCACTGCGTCATCGCGGTGAGCACCCATAAGCGGGTGGGCGACTTCTACGCGCGCTACATGCGGTGGAGCGTCATCCAGCGCAGCCTCCTGTCAACGCCCGCCTATGTGGCCCAGCTCTTCCTGCACCCCGGGCCGCTCGCGCTCATCGGGGCGTTGCTGTGGCCCGTGCCGCGCGCGCTCGCCCTGGCGGGCGCGGTGGCGGGGCTCAAGGGGGCGTACGATCTCACCGTGGCGAGCGCGATGCGCCCCTTGCGCCTGCCGTGGCGCATGCTCCTCTCGCTGCCGCTCAAGGACGCGCTGCTCTTCGCGGCCTGGGCGCGCGGCCTCGTGCGTCGCAGCGTGGAGTGGCGCGGCCATCGGCTGCGCGTGGGGCCAGGCAGCAGCCTCCTCACGCACCGCGCGTGCGCGGCCCGAGCGACCTCATGTCGAGCCTCCGACCGAGGGGGCCATCCGGCTCCAGCCGATTCCGGGCGGCGGGCGCTCGTGAGGATCCATCTCCCCGCGGCGGGGCGGCGCACGCGCATGTCATAG